TTTGAAATTGATAAGGTGTTTGAGAAGATTATCCGTCATTCACTCATGATTTCGTGTAGATTTTTATTTTGACTCATCGACTCGATTTCATGTAGATTTTTTATGAGTCAATTCGATTGCTTGACAATTAAAAACACAAGATGTTAAAATTCAAAAAAGCATTTTTTAGGAGAAAGATTATGCAGATTACAAAAGCTGTTCGGAAGCTTTACTTTGGAACCATCCTAATGTGCCGAAAACGAGCCTGGCGAGCGTTTCGGCCATAGTTTCATGGTGAAAAAATGCTAAGTCAGGCGTTCTTTGTTAAAAGAACGCCTTTTTTGTTTCGTTGAGAGGTGATGATATGAAGATAAGAGATATTTTGAAAGAAGAGAATAAAACTTTTCTTTCGCTGGAATTCGTTCCGCCAGAACGCGGAGGCTCAATTGATAATATCATAAGAGTTATGGACACTCTTATGTCGTTTTCGCCAAGTTTCATAAACATAACCAATCATCCTCCGATAACGCATTATGTGGAGATGGAAAACGGAATTGCGAAAATGCGATTAAGTAAGAGACCTGGAACGATTGGCTTGGCGGTGGCCATGAAATATCGATACCCATCCGTAGAGGTAATTCCTCACATCGTGTGCAAAGGCCTGAGCAAGTACCAATTAGAAGATCTTTTGATAGAATTGAACTACCTTGGTGTTGAAAATCTTTTCGTTATCAGGGGAGATGCAGGCGTATCAGATGGAAATGAAAGGCCTAAGGATGAATGGAAATACGCAAAAGATCTCGTCAAGCAGATTTCTAACATGAACAAAGGAGTGTATCTTTATCCTGTTGACAACGCAGTTCCAACCAATTTTTGCGTGGGAGTCGCCGGATATCCAGAGAAGCATTACGAGTCCTTGAATTTTGAAGAAGACATTCAACACCTAAAGGAAAAGATAGAATCCGGAGCGGATTTTGTCATAACCCAGATGTTTTTTGATCTTGATGTTTACAAAAGGTTTGTCGATGCCGCGCGCGAGGCTAACATAGATATACCCATAATTCCTGGAATCAAGCCGGTTGTTAGCCTTCGTTCGCTGCGAAACATACCCAAAAGGTTCTTTGTAAACATCCCCTCAGAATTGGTAAAATCAATGCAGGAAGCGAAGACTCCAAAAGAAGAATGGATGGCGGGAATCCGTTACATGTCGAAGCTTGTTGAAAGATTATTGGATTATGGCGTTCCGGGTATTCATGTGTTCACAATGGGACATGGAAAATCAACCAAAGATCTTCTGAAAGCCGTTTTTGGAAGGCAAAGAGTGACAGGACAATTCTTATGAAGGGAAAAAGTCATGAAGAAATTCGATGTTCAGCCTCAAAAAGTGAAGATTCCCGAAAGGGTTATAGCGGCACGATTGGGCTTTAAAGGGGTCGGAAAGATCCCTCAAGAATTCGTCGCGATATTCGAAGATGTGTATGAGCTGGCCATGAAAATTGCCAATCCGAAGGCGATCGTTAAGGATTACGAAGTTTTATCGCGTGATGAAAAAGGAATAGAAATAGAAAACTTGAAAATAACCGGAAAATTGGCGCTCTCTCAACTTGGACAAAGCGTGGAAATCAGCGCGATGCTCGTCACACTTGGACACAAATTTGACGATGAGATTTTGAATTCCCATGAAAATGGAGATGAATTGAGATCCTTCATGTTGGATTCCATAGGTTCAGAACTTGTAGAATTCACCGCGAGATACGTGGATGGAATGCTAAGGGAAGAAAAGGACACAAAGAATTTAAAGGGAAGCGCGCGTATTTCACCTGGATACGTTGACCTTCCTCTGAAATTAAACCTATGGTTTGCAAAGGAAATGGGAAGTGAACTGGAGGTTCTTTGCGATGAGGAAAGTTTTATTTTCGTTCCAAGAAAAACGATATCAGCGTTTATAGGGTGGTCAAAATGAAAAGAGAAGAATTGAAGAAGATTTTAAATGAAAGGGTTTTAGTGCTGGACGGTGCTTACGGCACAGAATTGGCAAAAAGAGGGTATCCAGATGTACCAGAAAAAGTCGTGTTGGAAAACCCTCAAGCAATAAAAAAGCTTCATGAAGATTACATACGAGCCGGTGCAAACGCCATACTCACCTCTACTTTTGGGGCAAACGACGTTAAGCTTTCAAAATTCGGTCTGGAGAGCCAACAAGAAAAAATAGTCAACTCTGCCGTTGAAATTGCAAAATCGGCTTCAAACGGATCCTTGATATTCGGAGATATAGGCCCAACGGGAGAACTGCCTTATCCCATTGGTGAAATGAAATTTGACGATTACTTCAACACCTTTAAAAAGGTGGCGTCGCTTATCTTAAAAGCCGGAGTCGATGCCATCATCCTTGAAACGTTCACGGATATAATGGAATTGAAAGCCGCCGTGTTGGCGGTGAGAGAACTATCCAAGGAGATCTTTCTCATAGCTCATCTTACCTTTGATGAAAATGCGCGCTCTCTTACCGGCACAGATCCAACCAACTTCGCGCTTACCTTCAACGATTTAGATGTCGATGCGATAGGCG
This sequence is a window from Mesoaciditoga lauensis cd-1655R = DSM 25116. Protein-coding genes within it:
- a CDS encoding methylenetetrahydrofolate reductase codes for the protein MKIRDILKEENKTFLSLEFVPPERGGSIDNIIRVMDTLMSFSPSFINITNHPPITHYVEMENGIAKMRLSKRPGTIGLAVAMKYRYPSVEVIPHIVCKGLSKYQLEDLLIELNYLGVENLFVIRGDAGVSDGNERPKDEWKYAKDLVKQISNMNKGVYLYPVDNAVPTNFCVGVAGYPEKHYESLNFEEDIQHLKEKIESGADFVITQMFFDLDVYKRFVDAAREANIDIPIIPGIKPVVSLRSLRNIPKRFFVNIPSELVKSMQEAKTPKEEWMAGIRYMSKLVERLLDYGVPGIHVFTMGHGKSTKDLLKAVFGRQRVTGQFL